From the genome of Halomonas sp. LR3S48:
GATGTCCTGCTCGGCCTGGGCCAGCGAGGCCTGCAGACGTTCGTCGCCGAACTCGTCGTACTCCACCGCGATGCCGTGTACGTCCTCGACACCCAGGTAGCCGAATACGGTGCGGATATGCGGCTCGACGTGGTTGGTATGGGCCATGCGTTCGCCTGGCGCGTAGCCGTAATCACCGCGAGAGCCCAGCACCACCAGGCGCTTGTGCATCTCGGTCAGCATCGGCCAGTAAGGCAGCCCTTGGCGCGAGCGATCGAAGCCGAAGGTGCGTCCGACCCGCACGATGTTATCGATATAGGCCTTGAAGCCTGCCGGGACACCGAAGTTGTACATCGGCACGCCGGCAACGATCACATCGGCCTCCAGCAGTTCGTCGACCAGCGCGTCACTCTCGGCCAGGACGTCGTGCATCCAGGGCTCGCGCGCCTCCGGCTTGGTGAAGGCGGCATGGATCCACTCGCCGCTGACGGGGTGAGGCGGGTGCTGACCCACGTCGCGATAGAGAATGCGATCGCCGGGACGGGCCTTTTGCCATTGCTCGACGAAACGAGCGCTGAGGCGACGGGAGTGGGAGCCGTGGGGATCGATCCCGGAACGGCCGGGGCGGGCGCTGGCATCGATGTGAAGTAGCGTGGTCATGGGTATCTCCTGACAAGTAGAATTCAACTTGGTTGATGCGTGATAGTCAGAATCAACCCAGGATGAGTGGCTGACAAACGACCATTTTTTGTGAAATGGAATACCTGAACTTGTCTATGATGGGCTTGGCCATGGCTGAGTGCTCAACGAGGAGACGCCAGTGAATCGACGCACGCTGCCACTATCGCAACTGCGCGCCTTCGAGGCGGCAGCGCGCCACCGCAGCTTCAAGCAGGCCGCCGAGGAGCTGGCCGTGACACCGGCGGCCATCAGCCACCAGGTGCGCGAGTTGGAAGCGTTGCTGGGCGTGGCGCTATTCGAGCGGCGCATCCGCCAGGTGGTGCCGACGGCAGCAGCGGAGCATCTGTTTCCCGTACTGCGCCGTGGTTTCGACGCCTTCGCAGAGGCGTTGGAAGCGCTGCGTGAGCAGGGCAACGGCGGCAGCGTCACGCTCTCCTGCACGCCGGCCTTCGCCAGCCAGTGGTTGTTGCCGCGGCTGGCCGATTTCCATGCCCGGCACCCCGATATCGACTTGCGCATTCACGCCAGCGAAGCTCCCCTGGATCTGTCACGCGGTGCGTCGCTGGCGATTCGCTACGGCATGGGGCCCTACCCGGAGCACGAGGCCGAGGTGCTGGCCAGCGATACCTTCGCCCTGGTCGCCAGCCCGCGGCTGGGGCTGGCCGTGTATGAGGACCTGAAGAGCGTTCGGCATATCGTCTTCGACTGGCACAGCCCGTCGCTGGGGTTGCCCTCGTGGCATCATTGGTGCCAAGCGGCGGGCGGCACCACTGCCGACCTGGGCGCGAGCCTGACCTTCTCCGAGGAGAGCCATGCGATCCAGGCCGCCATCGCCGGCCAGGGCGTGGCGCTGCTGAGTCTTACCCTGGTGAAGGCGGAACTCGAGCGCGGCATTCTGCAGGTGCCCTTCGGCCCGCGGCTGCCGGGGCTTCGCTATCAACTGGTTAGGCATGGACGCTTCGCCGGCCACGTTGCCCTGGAGCGGGTGGCCGAGTGGCTGCGGGCGGCCTTTGCCCATCAGGGCGCTATGGGCTGAATGTCCTCCGTGGAGCCAGTTCGCATTCTCGTACTTGCCGGGTAGGGCAGGACGGGGCATCTTGTGCAATGTGCCGGCATGACAGTTCACGTGACATCGATCCGGCCCCCGCCAATGGAGAGACCACGCAGATGAATATCGAGCTCTGGCTGGCCTTCGTCGCCGCTTCCGCCGTGATGCTGGCAATTCCTGGGCCGACGATCCTCACCGTGATGAGCTACTCGCTGGCCTCTCGGCGACGTGCCAACTTGCCGCTGGTGGCCGCCGTCGCCCTGGGGGATTCCACGGCCCTGGCGATGTCGCTGCTGGGCCTCGGTGCTCTGCTGGCCACCTCGGCGTTCTGGTTCACCGCGGTCAAGTGGGTCGGTGGACTCTACCTGCTCTACCTGGGTATCAAGCTGCTGCGTGCCGGGGCGAGCACCAGTGTCGTGCTTACCTCGACGGAGTCCGTGTCGCGCTGGAAGCTTTTCGGTAATACCTACTTGGTCACAGCGCTCAATCCGAAGGGCATCGTGTTCTTCGTGGCCTTCCTGCCACAGTTCCTCGACCCGCAGCTTCCGTTGACGCCGCAGCTGTGGGTGCTGGCCGCCACCTTCGTCACGCTGGCCACGCTGAACGCCAGCTGCTACGCGCTTTTTGCCGCCACCGCACGCCGCTTGCTCTCCACGCCACGTGCCCAGCGCGGCTTCCATCTGATGGGCGGCTCGCTGCTTTCGGCCGCGGGGGTATGGGCGCTAATGGCCAGACGGCCGGCCTGAGGAATCTCCGGTGCTGAATGCCATTCGTCCGACAGGGGGAGGGAGAACGTCGTGATACCGCTGACCGATCTGCTGCTTTTCGCCATGGCCGCCCTGATCGTGGTGCTGACGCCGGGGCCGAACATGATCTACCTGATCTCGCGCTCGATCTGCCAGGGGCGGACCGCGGGCGTGATCTCGCTATTCGGCGTGCTGGCCGGCTTCCTGGTGCACATGCTGGCGGCGGCCGTCGGCCTGACCGCTCTGTTCCTGGCCATACCGCTGGCCTACGAGATCCTCAAGTGGCTTGGCGCGCTGTACCTGCTCTTCCTGGCCTGGCAGGCCGTCAGGCCAGGCGCGCGCTCGCCCTTCGAGGCGCGCTCACTCCCTGCGGACCGGCCTCGCAAGCTGTTCCTGATGGGATTCCTGACCAACCTGCTGAACCCCAAGATCGCCGTGTTCTACCTGGCGATCTTCCCACAGTTCGTCTCGCCCGAGCATGGCCCCGTCTTTCTCCAGAGCCTGGTGCTGGGCTTCACCCAGATCGGGGTGAGCTTCACAGTCAACCTGGCGATTGCCCTGTCGGCGGCGGGTATCGCCACCTGGTTCCAGCAGCGCCCGACCTGGCTGGCCGTGCAGCGCTACGTCATGGGCGGCGTGCTGGCCGGCATGGCGGCCAAGCTGGCTGCGGAGCCGCGCCACGGCGTCTAGGGGCTGGGTAGTCCATTGCCGCCGCGGCTCGCTTAGGTGTCCGGCCTGGCCTCGGTGCGCTGTGCTCTACTCGGTCATGCTCTGCGTTAGGGCCTGCTCTAGGTCTTGCCCGCTCGACGCACGCCTGCGGCCAGCTCACGAACCAGGCCATGAACTGCCTCGACGGCGCCGCGCCGTGTCTCGGCGTCCTCGATGCCTTCCACCAGCGCCGAGCCGACCACAACGGCATCGCTGAATCGGCCAATCGCTTGCGCCTGTGCGGCAGTGCGAATGCCGAAGCCGACCGCAATCGGCAGGCGGCTATGCTCGCGCAGCCGGCCCACCATAAGCTCTACGTCCTGTAGCGCCGGGGCGCTGCCGCCCGTGATGCCGTTCACCGAGACGCAATAGAGGAAGCCCGAGGCATTCTCCAAGACCCGTGGGAGCCGCTTGGCGTCGGTGGTCGGGGTGGCGAGGCGAATGAAGGCAATGCCGTGCTCCTTGGCTGGCAGGCACAGCTCGTCGTCATGCTCGGGTGGCAGGTCGACCACGATCAAGCCATCGACATCGGCACGGGCCGCATCCTCCAGGAATCGCGCCACACCGTAGCGGTGTATGGGGTTGTAATAGCCCATCAGCACCAGCGGCGTTTGTGTATCCTGCTGGCGGAAGGCGTGCACCATCTCGAGCGTCCGGGGCATGATTTGTCCGCCCTCGAGGGCGCGTAGCGCTGCCTTCTGGATCGTGGGTCCGTCGGCCATGGGGTCGCTGAATGGCATGCCGAGCTCGATCACGTCGGCGCCTGCTGCAGGTAGCCCCTTCAGGATTTCCAGCGAGGTCTCGAAGTCGGGGTCGCCGGCGGTGACGTAGGTCACCAGGGCCGGCCTTTCCTCCGCCTTGAGCGCGGCAAAGCACTGGTCGAGGCGAGTGGCATCGTTCATGGGGCTCTCCTTGGCGGCGTTCATTGGAATTTCTCGCCGAGATGGTGGGCTACGCTCATCATGTCCTTGTCGCCTCGCCCGCTCAGGTTGACCACCATGATGTGGTCGCGGGGCAGTGTCGGTGCTCGCTTGGCGACCTCGGCCAGGGCGTGGGCCGATTCGAGCGCTGGAATGATTCCCTCCTGACGGCAGCAGTTCTGGAACGCCTCGAGCGCTTCGTCGTCGGTGATCGAGACGTAGTCGACGCGCCCCCGTTCATGCAGCCAGGCATGCTCCGGGCCGATACCGGGGTAGTCGAGCCCGGCGGATATGGAGTGTGCGTCGATGATCTGGCCGTCCCCATCCTGCAGCAGGTAGGTGCGGTTGCCGTGCAGTACGCCTGGCACGCCGCCGGTGAGGCTCGCCGCGTGCATGCCGGTCTCGACACCCTTGCCGCCGGCCTCGACCCCGATCATCTCGACCGTCTCGTCGTCGAGAAAGGGATGGAACAACCCCATGGCGTTCGAGCCGCCACCGATGCAGGCGATGAGGGAGTCGGGTAGACGCCCCTCCTTCTCGAGGATCTGCGCGCGGGTCTCGCGCCCGATCACCGCCTGGAAGTCACGCACCATGGCGGGGTAGGGGTGCGGCCCGGCCACGGTGCCGATGATGTAGAAGGTGTCATCGACATTGGTGACCCAGTCGCGCAGCGCCTCGTTCATCGCGTCCTTGAGCGTGCCGGTACCCGTCGTCACCGGAATGACCTCGGCGCCGAGCAGCTTCATCCGAAACACGTTTGGCTGCTGGCGTTCGATATCGGTCGAGCCCATGTAGATGACGCAGGGCATGCCGAAACGCGCCGCTACGGTGGCGGTGGCGACGCCATGCATGCCGGCGCCCGTTTCGGCAATGATGCGTGTCTTGCCCATGCGCTTGGCGAGCAGGATCTGGCCGATGCAATTGTTGATCTTGTGCGCGCCGGTATGGTTGAGCTCTTCGCGCTTGAGATAGATCCTTGCGCCGCCGAAGTGCTCGGTAAGACGCTCGGCAAAGTAGAGCGGGCTGGGCCGGCCAACGTAGTCGCGCTGGAAGTAGGCGAGCTGGTGCTGGAACTCGGTATCCTGCCGGGCCGCATCGTATTCGGCCTGAAGCTCGGCAATCAGCGGCATCAACGTCTCTGGCACGAAGCGACCGCCGAAGCGGCCGAACAAGCCATTGGCGTCAGGCTGCATCGAGTATTCGTTCATGGGTTGCCTCGAAGGTCATGGGAGAACATTCAACGAAGCTAGCGCAGACAGAGGCGGCTAAAAATCGATAAGATGGCCGCTACATGTGAGCCTGGATCACAGATCAATGCTTAATTCCATGCCTTCCCTCAGCGCGCTGCGCGCTTTCGAGGCTACCGCGCGGCTGGGTAGCGTCACGGCTGCTGCCCACGAGCTCAGCGTGACTCACGGTGCGGTCAGCCGTCAGCTGCGTAGCCTGGAAGAACACTTCGGCGTAGCGCTGTTTGAGAAGGCGGGTCGCGGCCTGGAGCTCACGAGTCACGGGGAGCGGCTACAGCGCGGCGTTGGCGAGGCATTCGTCCGCCTGCGCGAGAGCTGTGCGCAGTTGAAGCGTGACGTCGAGGGGACGCCGTTCATCCTCGCCTGTTCGGGCAGCCTCCTGGCGCGCTGGCTCATTCCCCGGCTCGATCATCTTCATGGTGAGCTGCCCGAACTCAAGCTGCATGTCGTATCGGGCGAGGGTGAGTTCACGCCTGGGCAGGATGAGATTAGCGCGACGCTGACTTTTTCCGCACCGCCGTGGGCCACTGAGGTAGAGGTGCATGAGCTTGCCGCAGAGCACATCTGCGCGGTAGCGAGCCCGCAGTTGGCCACTCAATTCGATCCGGCGCAGCCGGCAACGCTGTTCAACGCCAAGCTGCTGCATACCGCCTCGCGGCCGCAGGCCTGGCCGCAGTGGGCACACGCACAGGCGCTCGACCCGGCACGCCTCGACCGGGCGCTGGCCGAGGGGCAGGGCTTCGATCATCTCTATTATCTGATAGAAGCGGCGGTAGCGGGATTGGGCGTGGCGATAGCGCCCCGGCTGCTGGTCGAGGACGACCTGCGTAAGGGACGCCTCGTGGCACCGTGGGGATTCGTCGAGACACCCGCTCGGCTATGCCTGTGGCTTTCACCCAGCGGCAATCAGCGGAGCAGCATTCGGCTCATCGAGTGGCTCAAGCGTGAATTGAACGACATGCTCTTGCCGCAGTAATTGCCTTCTTCCCGGGGAAGGGCATCGCGTTTCGCCCAACCCTCGATTACGTTGTAGGAAAGCGATATCCCGGAGCGCCCATGCCGCTCGATGTCTTTCACCCCGCCGTCAGCCAGTGGTTTGAACGCGATCTCGGTGTGCCCACCGAGGTGCAGGCGCGCGCCTGGCCGGCCATCGGCGCGGGCGGCCATGTGCTGATCGCCGCACCCACCGGTTCGGGCAAGACGCTGGCGGCGTTTCTAGCCGCTATCGATGCCCTGGTGCGCCACGGGCTCGAGAATGAGCTGCCCGACGAGACCGTGGTGCTCTACGTTTCGCCGCTGCGGGCGCTGTCCAACGACATCCAGCGCAACCTGCAGCTGCCCATCGCCGGTATTGGAGAGGCGCTCTCGACAGATGGCCGGGAGGCGCCGGAGATTCGCGCCTGGGTGCGTACCGGGGATACCACCTCGTCGGAGCGCGAGCGCATGCGCAAGCGCCCGCCGCACATTGTGGTGACCACGCCGGAATCGCTCTACGTGCTGCTTACTTCCGAGTCGGGGCGGCGCATGCTGTCGACCGTACGCTCGGTGATCGTCGACGAGATCCATGCGGTAGCCGGCACCAAGCGCGGCTCGCACCTGGCGCTGTCGCTGGAGCGTCTGGCGGGGCTGACCTCGCAGCCGCCGCAGCGCATCGGGCTCTCGGCCACGCAGAAGCCGGTCGAGGCGGTGGCGGCATTTCTCACCGGCGGCGCCGACTGCACTATCATCGACACCGGCCACGTGCGCGAGCGCGACCTGGCCATCGAAGTATCCGGCTCGCCGCTTACCGCGATCATGGCCAACGAGGTGTGGGAGGAGGTCTACGACCGCCTGGCGACGCTGGTGCGCGAGCATCGCACCACGCTGATCTTCGCCAATACCCGGCGCGTCTGCGAGCGGGTGGCCAGGCACCTGGCCGACCGCTTGGGCGAGGAGTGGGTGACCTCGCATCACGGCAGTCTGGCCCGCGAGCATCGGCTGAATGCCGAGCAGCGCCTGAAGCAGGGCGAGCTGCGCGCGCTGGTGGCCACCGCTTCGCTGGAACTGGGCATCGATATCGGCGAGGTGGATCTGGTCTGCCAGCTCGGCTCGCCGCGCTCGATGTCGGCCTTCCTGCAGCGGGTAGGGCGCTCCGGCCATGGCGTGGGGCGCGTGCCCAAGGGGCGGCTGTTCCCGCTGACCCGCGACGACCTGGTGGAGAGCACGGCACTGATGGGCGCGGTACAGGCCGGCGAACTCGACCGGCTGCACATCCCCGAAGGGCCGCTCGACGTGCTGGCCCAGCAGATCGTCGCCGAGGTCGCCGGGGCGGGGGAGACCGGCGAGGCGGAACTGTTCGAACGCATCCGTCAAGCCTGGCCCTACCGGGCGCTGACGCAGGAAGGCTTCGACGCGGTGGTGCAGATGCTCGCCGACGGCTATACCACCCGGCGCGGGCGGCGCGGCGCCTACCTGCATCGCGACCAGGTCAACGGCCGCCTGCGCCCGCGGCGCAACGCGCGGCTCGTTGCCCTGACCAACGGCGGGGCGATTCCCGACCACTTCGACTACGACGTGATCCTGCAGCCCGAGGAGATCCGCGTCGGCACCGTCAACGAGGATTTCGCCTTCGAGAGCATGCCGGGCGACATCTTCCAGCTCGGCAACCAGGCCTATCGCATCTTGAAGCTCGCCACCGGCAAGCTCTACGTCGAGGACGCCCGCGGTGCGCCGCCGAGCATCCCGTTCTGGTTCGGCGAGGCCCCGGCGCGCACCGCGGAGCTCTCCGAGGCGGTGTCGCGCCTGCGCGAAGGCGTCGACCGGCAATTGGCCGAGGGCGACGAGAGCGATGCCCAGCAGTGGCTGGAAGCCGAGTATGGGCTCTCGCCCGCCGCGTCCGAGCAGTTGGTGCGTTACCTCGCCGTGGCGCGTGCGGCACTCGGCGTGATCCCCTCCCAGCGTCACCTGGTGCTGGAGCGTTTCTTCGACGAGGCCGGCGACATGCATCTGGTGCTGCATGCGCCGTTCGGCTCCAAGCTCAACCGCGCCTGGGGCCTGGCACTGCGCAAGCGCTTCTGTCGCAAGTTCAACTTCGAGCTGCAGGCGGCGGCACTGGAGGACTCCATCGTGCTGTCGCTGGGGCCGACCCATAGCTTCCCGCTCGACGAGGTATGGGACTATCTGAATAGCAGGACGGTGCGCGAGGTGCTGATCCAGGCGCTGCTCGATGCGCCGATGTTCGGCCTGCGCTGGCGCTGGAACGCTTCGGTGGGGCTTGCCGTGCCGCGCACCCGCAACGGCAAACGGCGCCCACCGCAGCTACAGCGCCAGGACTCCGAGGACCTGCTCTCGGTGGTCTTTCCCGACCAGCTCGCCTGTGCCGAGAACCTGGCTGGCGCGCGCGAGTTACCCGACCATCCGTTGGTCAACCAGACCCTGCATGACTGCCTGACCGCCGCCATGGACATCGACGCGCTGGAGCGCTTGCTGGTGCGACTGGAGGCCGGTGAGATAAGCGTCAGCGGGCGCGACCTGGCCGTGCCTTCGCCACTGTCGGAGGAGGTGGTCAATGCACGACCCTACGCTTTCCTCGACGATGGCGCCCAGGAGGAGCGGCGCACGCTCAGCGTGCGCACCGGCGACGCGATGGATGTGGCCGATGCTGCCGCCTCGGCGCGCTACGCCCCCGAGGTGGTCGCACGCGTGCGCGAGGAGGCCTGGCCCGCGCCGCGCGATGCCGACGAGTTGCACGATGCCCTGGTCATGAGCGGCTTCATTGCCGCAAGCGAGACCGACGCTGATTGGCGGCCCTGGTTCGAGTCGCTCGCCGAGTCGTGGCGTGCCACCCTGGTCACTCCGCTTGGCGGCGAGCCGCTATGGCTGGCGGCGGAGCGCCTGGGCGAGCTGCTGGCGATCCATCCCGAGGCAGTGTTCGATCCGCCCATCGCGGCGGTGGGCGAGGCGCCGCAAACGCCCGACGAGGCGCTGATCGAGCTGCTGCGCTCGCGCCTGGAAACGCTGGGGCCGGTAACGGCGGCAAGCCTGGGCGCATCGCTGGGCATCCCCCTCGAGCGCACCATGGCGGCGCTGGCACGCCTCGAGGTCGAGGGCTTCGTGTTGCAGGGCGCTTTCCTGGGGAGCAGCGAGGTGGCCTGGTGCGAACGGCGCCTGCTGGCGCGCATGCATCGCTATGCCATCGACCGCCGCCGCGCCGAGATCGAGCCGGTGAGTATCCAGCACTACCTGCGTTTCCTGCTCGACTGGCACGGTCTGACCGAAAGGCCGGAAGGTCCCGAGGCGCTGGCAGGGGCGGTAGAGCGTCTAGAGGGATTCCCTGTCGCTGCGGGTGCCTGGGAGAGCGATGTGCTGCCGGCGCGGGTGGCCGATTTCACCCCGCACATGCTCGACCAACTGCTCGCCAGCGGGCGCTTCATCTGGCTGCGCCTGCTGCCGCCCCGAGTCGCAGAGGGCGATGAGCGCCAGCGCCCCGGGCCGCTGCGCAACACTCCAGTTGCCCTGATCGATCGCCAGGCGTTGCCCGACTGGCGCGAGGCCACGCCGGCCCCTGAACTCGATACTCTGCCGCTCTCCGGCGGCGCGCGCCGGGTGCTGGAGGCGCTGCAGAGCGGAGGGGCAATGTTCTTCGCCGACCTGCTCGGCCCCACGCGCATGCTGCGCACCCAGATCGAAGAGGCGTTGGGCGAGCTGGCTTCCTGGGGCCTGGTGACTTCCGACAGCTTCACCGGTTTGCGTGCACTGATCGCCCCGGCCAGCAAGCGTCCGCCGATTGCAGCGAGTGGACGCCGGCGGCGGCGTCATGCCCCTGGGGTGGATGCCGCCGGGCGCTGGTCGTGGCTGCCGGCACCCGAGCGTGAGCCGCCCGCCGGGAAGCGGCGCATCACGACCGACATGGAGAGCCTGGAGCATATCGCCTGGGTACTGCTGGAGCGCTACGGCGTGGTGTTCCGCCGCGTGATCGAGCGCGAGCCGACGCTGCCGCCATGGCGCGAACTCTTGTATGTCTATCGTCGCCTGGAGGCGCGCGGCGAGATCCGCGGCGGGCGCTTCGTGCAGCAGTTTGCCGGTGAGCAGTTCGCCCTGGCCGAGGCGGTGGGAGGGCTCAAGGCCATGCGGCGGCGCGAACCGGACGGCACGCGAGTCGTGGTGGCCGCCGCCGACCCGCTCAACCTGATGGGCATTCTCACGCCCGGCACGCGGTTGCCGGCCGTCTCGGGCAATCGCCTGCTCTATCGCGACGGCGTGCCGGAGGCGGTGCTGCAGAACGGCGAGGTGCACTTTCTCGAGACGCTACCCGCCGAGGAGAAGTGGCAGGTGCAGCAACAGTTGCGGCGGGGGCCGGGGCACGAAAAACCCCCGGCACCCGAGGTGCCAGGGGCTGCGCTCACGATGCGCTGACGATCAGTCGCGCCGCATGCGATTCCGGTCAGGCTTGCGCTCATGCTCCTCGATACGCGCTTCCTTGCGGATGGGACGCCGCTGCTTGGCCATGGTGTGAGTCACGGCCAGCAATGCCACTGCGGCCACGCCCACGGTCAGTGTCTCGATGAAACCCATGTGCATGTCCTCCTGTGGGTGGATGGGGCGACCCTCGGGACGTTCACTGTCCCTACGAGAGTGTGCCGACAAACTGAGGGTGGCAGTTTTCTCGCTGGCCGACAAATGTTTTGACTCACGACTGGCGATTAAGTTTTAACGCTTCGCTATAAGCCGGCCGCCAGCCTCCTAGGCGTGTACCACGACCTTGCCAATGGCCCGCTGTCGAGTCGCTCCAGGGCTGCTGGAAGGCCGGCTAGCGTAGCTCCGTTACGGGAGAGAGGGACGGGTGCTGTGTAGCCTGGCTGTTCCATGCCACCTATAGCCAATAGCAGTACTGGCACCGTATGCGATATTGCTTTTTTATTGCATTTAGTGAAATATATTTCCAAGTATATACTTCTGGCTAATACCCAGGCTGCTCTTGCGTAGTTTTACGGATGCCCTGTTCGTAGTAATGACTAAGTAATAACAGTATTTAAATTTTCGTAACCCTCCGGATTTATTTCTTTTGTCCTCGGTTTATTCTCCCCGGGTCAGTTCTCTGACCAGCTCACGATTCCATCATTAAAATAAACAAGGGCTGGCTTGATAGTGCGTTCAATATTATCGGGCTCGCCGGGAGAAGACATTTCCATGAGCGTCAACAGGCGTAATTTCCTCAAGTACGGTGGTGCTGCTGCGGTGGGTACCGTGATGGCGCCGAGCATCGTCAAGGCCCAGGAAACTTTCAACTGGCGCATGACCACCAGTTGGCCTTCGGGCTTTCCGTTCTTCCAGTCGGGTCCGGGCTCCGCCACGGATTTCGCCAAGCGGGTCGAAGACATGTCCGGTGGGCGCATCAAGATCCGTGTCTACGGCGCCGGCGAACTCATTCCGGCCTTCGATGGCTTCGATGCCGTGTCGCGGGGCCAGCAGGTGCAGTTGAACCATGCTTGCTCCTACTACTGGGCCGGCGAATCGTTTGCC
Proteins encoded in this window:
- a CDS encoding LysR substrate-binding domain-containing protein — translated: MNRRTLPLSQLRAFEAAARHRSFKQAAEELAVTPAAISHQVRELEALLGVALFERRIRQVVPTAAAEHLFPVLRRGFDAFAEALEALREQGNGGSVTLSCTPAFASQWLLPRLADFHARHPDIDLRIHASEAPLDLSRGASLAIRYGMGPYPEHEAEVLASDTFALVASPRLGLAVYEDLKSVRHIVFDWHSPSLGLPSWHHWCQAAGGTTADLGASLTFSEESHAIQAAIAGQGVALLSLTLVKAELERGILQVPFGPRLPGLRYQLVRHGRFAGHVALERVAEWLRAAFAHQGAMG
- a CDS encoding FMN-dependent NADH-azoreductase — translated: MTTLLHIDASARPGRSGIDPHGSHSRRLSARFVEQWQKARPGDRILYRDVGQHPPHPVSGEWIHAAFTKPEAREPWMHDVLAESDALVDELLEADVIVAGVPMYNFGVPAGFKAYIDNIVRVGRTFGFDRSRQGLPYWPMLTEMHKRLVVLGSRGDYGYAPGERMAHTNHVEPHIRTVFGYLGVEDVHGIAVEYDEFGDERLQASLAQAEQDIDALVMAWAKNFEEDLVDA
- a CDS encoding LysR family transcriptional regulator, which gives rise to MLNSMPSLSALRAFEATARLGSVTAAAHELSVTHGAVSRQLRSLEEHFGVALFEKAGRGLELTSHGERLQRGVGEAFVRLRESCAQLKRDVEGTPFILACSGSLLARWLIPRLDHLHGELPELKLHVVSGEGEFTPGQDEISATLTFSAPPWATEVEVHELAAEHICAVASPQLATQFDPAQPATLFNAKLLHTASRPQAWPQWAHAQALDPARLDRALAEGQGFDHLYYLIEAAVAGLGVAIAPRLLVEDDLRKGRLVAPWGFVETPARLCLWLSPSGNQRSSIRLIEWLKRELNDMLLPQ
- the trpB gene encoding tryptophan synthase subunit beta, translated to MNEYSMQPDANGLFGRFGGRFVPETLMPLIAELQAEYDAARQDTEFQHQLAYFQRDYVGRPSPLYFAERLTEHFGGARIYLKREELNHTGAHKINNCIGQILLAKRMGKTRIIAETGAGMHGVATATVAARFGMPCVIYMGSTDIERQQPNVFRMKLLGAEVIPVTTGTGTLKDAMNEALRDWVTNVDDTFYIIGTVAGPHPYPAMVRDFQAVIGRETRAQILEKEGRLPDSLIACIGGGSNAMGLFHPFLDDETVEMIGVEAGGKGVETGMHAASLTGGVPGVLHGNRTYLLQDGDGQIIDAHSISAGLDYPGIGPEHAWLHERGRVDYVSITDDEALEAFQNCCRQEGIIPALESAHALAEVAKRAPTLPRDHIMVVNLSGRGDKDMMSVAHHLGEKFQ
- a CDS encoding DEAD/DEAH box helicase, whose amino-acid sequence is MPLDVFHPAVSQWFERDLGVPTEVQARAWPAIGAGGHVLIAAPTGSGKTLAAFLAAIDALVRHGLENELPDETVVLYVSPLRALSNDIQRNLQLPIAGIGEALSTDGREAPEIRAWVRTGDTTSSERERMRKRPPHIVVTTPESLYVLLTSESGRRMLSTVRSVIVDEIHAVAGTKRGSHLALSLERLAGLTSQPPQRIGLSATQKPVEAVAAFLTGGADCTIIDTGHVRERDLAIEVSGSPLTAIMANEVWEEVYDRLATLVREHRTTLIFANTRRVCERVARHLADRLGEEWVTSHHGSLAREHRLNAEQRLKQGELRALVATASLELGIDIGEVDLVCQLGSPRSMSAFLQRVGRSGHGVGRVPKGRLFPLTRDDLVESTALMGAVQAGELDRLHIPEGPLDVLAQQIVAEVAGAGETGEAELFERIRQAWPYRALTQEGFDAVVQMLADGYTTRRGRRGAYLHRDQVNGRLRPRRNARLVALTNGGAIPDHFDYDVILQPEEIRVGTVNEDFAFESMPGDIFQLGNQAYRILKLATGKLYVEDARGAPPSIPFWFGEAPARTAELSEAVSRLREGVDRQLAEGDESDAQQWLEAEYGLSPAASEQLVRYLAVARAALGVIPSQRHLVLERFFDEAGDMHLVLHAPFGSKLNRAWGLALRKRFCRKFNFELQAAALEDSIVLSLGPTHSFPLDEVWDYLNSRTVREVLIQALLDAPMFGLRWRWNASVGLAVPRTRNGKRRPPQLQRQDSEDLLSVVFPDQLACAENLAGARELPDHPLVNQTLHDCLTAAMDIDALERLLVRLEAGEISVSGRDLAVPSPLSEEVVNARPYAFLDDGAQEERRTLSVRTGDAMDVADAAASARYAPEVVARVREEAWPAPRDADELHDALVMSGFIAASETDADWRPWFESLAESWRATLVTPLGGEPLWLAAERLGELLAIHPEAVFDPPIAAVGEAPQTPDEALIELLRSRLETLGPVTAASLGASLGIPLERTMAALARLEVEGFVLQGAFLGSSEVAWCERRLLARMHRYAIDRRRAEIEPVSIQHYLRFLLDWHGLTERPEGPEALAGAVERLEGFPVAAGAWESDVLPARVADFTPHMLDQLLASGRFIWLRLLPPRVAEGDERQRPGPLRNTPVALIDRQALPDWREATPAPELDTLPLSGGARRVLEALQSGGAMFFADLLGPTRMLRTQIEEALGELASWGLVTSDSFTGLRALIAPASKRPPIAASGRRRRRHAPGVDAAGRWSWLPAPEREPPAGKRRITTDMESLEHIAWVLLERYGVVFRRVIEREPTLPPWRELLYVYRRLEARGEIRGGRFVQQFAGEQFALAEAVGGLKAMRRREPDGTRVVVAAADPLNLMGILTPGTRLPAVSGNRLLYRDGVPEAVLQNGEVHFLETLPAEEKWQVQQQLRRGPGHEKPPAPEVPGAALTMR
- the trpA gene encoding tryptophan synthase subunit alpha, translated to MNDATRLDQCFAALKAEERPALVTYVTAGDPDFETSLEILKGLPAAGADVIELGMPFSDPMADGPTIQKAALRALEGGQIMPRTLEMVHAFRQQDTQTPLVLMGYYNPIHRYGVARFLEDAARADVDGLIVVDLPPEHDDELCLPAKEHGIAFIRLATPTTDAKRLPRVLENASGFLYCVSVNGITGGSAPALQDVELMVGRLREHSRLPIAVGFGIRTAAQAQAIGRFSDAVVVGSALVEGIEDAETRRGAVEAVHGLVRELAAGVRRAGKT
- a CDS encoding LysE family translocator codes for the protein MIPLTDLLLFAMAALIVVLTPGPNMIYLISRSICQGRTAGVISLFGVLAGFLVHMLAAAVGLTALFLAIPLAYEILKWLGALYLLFLAWQAVRPGARSPFEARSLPADRPRKLFLMGFLTNLLNPKIAVFYLAIFPQFVSPEHGPVFLQSLVLGFTQIGVSFTVNLAIALSAAGIATWFQQRPTWLAVQRYVMGGVLAGMAAKLAAEPRHGV
- a CDS encoding LysE family translocator encodes the protein MNIELWLAFVAASAVMLAIPGPTILTVMSYSLASRRRANLPLVAAVALGDSTALAMSLLGLGALLATSAFWFTAVKWVGGLYLLYLGIKLLRAGASTSVVLTSTESVSRWKLFGNTYLVTALNPKGIVFFVAFLPQFLDPQLPLTPQLWVLAATFVTLATLNASCYALFAATARRLLSTPRAQRGFHLMGGSLLSAAGVWALMARRPA